The following coding sequences lie in one Anguilla anguilla isolate fAngAng1 chromosome 14, fAngAng1.pri, whole genome shotgun sequence genomic window:
- the LOC118213271 gene encoding alpha-(1,3)-fucosyltransferase 7 isoform X2 gives MTAASQDEARRFLSVSRKVKGGGVLHFVRRLMTAPLHTLVMKIIIVIGTCGVALSLFLLDQSVRGGTLKQQQNITVLLWHWPFSRAYSLQGDVCRDAYGVPGCVLTDSRASFPDADVVVFHHHELKYKRSSLPLHLPRPPAQKWIWLSLEPPANNGPLSAYDGVFNWTMSYRRDADVPVPYGRLVPRATASAAAGNEDDADYVVPGNKTHLVCWVVSNYKSRHERSKVYQRLKQVVKVQVYGRWARRPLSDRDLLPAISRCHFYLAFENSQSADYVTEKLWRNSFQAGAVPVVLGPPRRNYEALAPAGSFVHVDDFKSVEEMAQFLRRLAADGRRYASYFAWRRRHEVKLYTDWRERLCQICRHYHSLDPRKVYQDLDSWANGQIVS, from the exons ATGACTGCAGCATCCCAGGATGAGGCCAGAAgatttctgtctgtttccagaaaagtgaaggggggaggggtcttgCACTTCGTAAGAAG GCTGATGACTGCTCCACTGCACACGCTGGTGATGAAGATCATCATCGTCATCGGCACGTGCGGGGTAGCACTCAGCCTCTTCCTACTGGACCAGAGCGTAAGGGGCGGGACcctgaagcagcagcagaacatCACCGTCCTGCTCTGGCACTGGCCCTTCAGCCGGGCCTACAGCCTGCAGGGGGACGTGTGCCGCGACGCGTACGGCGTCCCCGGGTGCGTCCTGACGGACAGCCGCGCCTCTTTCCCCGATGCCGACGTGGTGGTCTTCCACCACCACGAGCTGAAGTACAAGCGGTCGAGCCTGCCCCTGCacctgccccgcccgcccgcccagaAGTGGATCTGGCTCTCCCTGGAGCCTCCGGCCAACAACGGGCCGCTCTCGGCCTACGACGGCGTCTTCAACTGGACCATGTCGTACCGCCGAGACGCCGACGTCCCCGTTCCCTACGGCAGGCTGGTGCCGAGGGCCACCGCCTCGGCTGCCGCTGGCAACGAGGACGACGCCGACTACGTCGTCCCCGGCAACAAGACCCACCTGGTGTGCTGGGTGGTGAGCAACTACAAGTCCCGGCACGAGAGGAGCAAGGTGTACCAGCGTCTGAAGCAGGTGGTGAAGGTGCAGGTGTACGGGCGCTGGGCGCGAAGGCCCCTGAGCGACCGCGACCTGCTCCCCGCCATCTCCCGCTGCCACTTCTACCTGGCCTTCGAGAACTCGCAGTCCGCCGACTACGTCACCGAGAAGCTCTGGCGGAACTCCTTCCAGGCGGGCGCCGTGCCCGTCGTCCTGGGCCCGCCCCGCAGGAACTACGAGGCCCTGGCGCCCGCCGGCTCCTTCGTCCACGTCGACGATTTCAAATCCGTGGAGGAGATGGCGCAGTTCCTGCGGCGGCTGGCCGCGGACGGCCGGCGCTACGCCTCCTACTTCGCCTGGCGCCGGCGCCACGAGGTCAAGCTGTACACCGACTGGAGGGAGAGGCTGTGCCAGATCTGCCGTCACTACCACAGCCTGGATCCGCGCAAGGTGTACCAGGACCTGGACAGCTGGGCCAATGGGCAG ATCGTCAGCTGA
- the LOC118213271 gene encoding alpha-(1,3)-fucosyltransferase 7 isoform X1 — protein MTAASQDEARRFLSVSRKVKGGGVLHFVRSRLMTAPLHTLVMKIIIVIGTCGVALSLFLLDQSVRGGTLKQQQNITVLLWHWPFSRAYSLQGDVCRDAYGVPGCVLTDSRASFPDADVVVFHHHELKYKRSSLPLHLPRPPAQKWIWLSLEPPANNGPLSAYDGVFNWTMSYRRDADVPVPYGRLVPRATASAAAGNEDDADYVVPGNKTHLVCWVVSNYKSRHERSKVYQRLKQVVKVQVYGRWARRPLSDRDLLPAISRCHFYLAFENSQSADYVTEKLWRNSFQAGAVPVVLGPPRRNYEALAPAGSFVHVDDFKSVEEMAQFLRRLAADGRRYASYFAWRRRHEVKLYTDWRERLCQICRHYHSLDPRKVYQDLDSWANGQIVS, from the exons ATGACTGCAGCATCCCAGGATGAGGCCAGAAgatttctgtctgtttccagaaaagtgaaggggggaggggtcttgCACTTCGTAAGAAG CAGGCTGATGACTGCTCCACTGCACACGCTGGTGATGAAGATCATCATCGTCATCGGCACGTGCGGGGTAGCACTCAGCCTCTTCCTACTGGACCAGAGCGTAAGGGGCGGGACcctgaagcagcagcagaacatCACCGTCCTGCTCTGGCACTGGCCCTTCAGCCGGGCCTACAGCCTGCAGGGGGACGTGTGCCGCGACGCGTACGGCGTCCCCGGGTGCGTCCTGACGGACAGCCGCGCCTCTTTCCCCGATGCCGACGTGGTGGTCTTCCACCACCACGAGCTGAAGTACAAGCGGTCGAGCCTGCCCCTGCacctgccccgcccgcccgcccagaAGTGGATCTGGCTCTCCCTGGAGCCTCCGGCCAACAACGGGCCGCTCTCGGCCTACGACGGCGTCTTCAACTGGACCATGTCGTACCGCCGAGACGCCGACGTCCCCGTTCCCTACGGCAGGCTGGTGCCGAGGGCCACCGCCTCGGCTGCCGCTGGCAACGAGGACGACGCCGACTACGTCGTCCCCGGCAACAAGACCCACCTGGTGTGCTGGGTGGTGAGCAACTACAAGTCCCGGCACGAGAGGAGCAAGGTGTACCAGCGTCTGAAGCAGGTGGTGAAGGTGCAGGTGTACGGGCGCTGGGCGCGAAGGCCCCTGAGCGACCGCGACCTGCTCCCCGCCATCTCCCGCTGCCACTTCTACCTGGCCTTCGAGAACTCGCAGTCCGCCGACTACGTCACCGAGAAGCTCTGGCGGAACTCCTTCCAGGCGGGCGCCGTGCCCGTCGTCCTGGGCCCGCCCCGCAGGAACTACGAGGCCCTGGCGCCCGCCGGCTCCTTCGTCCACGTCGACGATTTCAAATCCGTGGAGGAGATGGCGCAGTTCCTGCGGCGGCTGGCCGCGGACGGCCGGCGCTACGCCTCCTACTTCGCCTGGCGCCGGCGCCACGAGGTCAAGCTGTACACCGACTGGAGGGAGAGGCTGTGCCAGATCTGCCGTCACTACCACAGCCTGGATCCGCGCAAGGTGTACCAGGACCTGGACAGCTGGGCCAATGGGCAG ATCGTCAGCTGA